One segment of Vicinamibacterales bacterium DNA contains the following:
- the hpt gene encoding hypoxanthine phosphoribosyltransferase, translating into MPTTNVLISQTDIQGRIDTLAEEIERDYPAGEGIHLVAILKGGFMFMADLVRAMSERVTMDFMAVSSYGKGTTSSGQVRVLKDLDSNVEGRHVILVEDIVDTGLTLHYLQDLLKARAPKSLRTACLLSKPSRRKVDVKVDYIGFTIDDHFVVGYGLDYAEKYRNLPHIAVLQQ; encoded by the coding sequence ATGCCCACTACCAACGTCCTGATCTCCCAGACCGACATCCAGGGGCGCATCGACACTCTCGCGGAAGAAATCGAGCGCGATTATCCAGCCGGCGAAGGCATCCACCTGGTCGCGATCCTCAAGGGGGGATTCATGTTCATGGCCGACCTGGTCCGGGCCATGAGCGAGCGCGTCACGATGGACTTCATGGCGGTGTCGAGCTACGGGAAAGGCACGACCTCGTCCGGCCAGGTGCGCGTGCTGAAGGATCTCGACAGCAACGTCGAGGGGCGCCACGTCATCCTCGTCGAGGACATCGTCGACACCGGCTTGACGCTGCACTACCTGCAGGACCTCCTGAAGGCGCGGGCGCCGAAGTCGCTCAGGACGGCGTGCCTGTTGAGCAAGCCGTCGCGGCGGAAGGTGGACGTGAAGGTGGATTACATCGGGTTCACGATCGACGATCATTTCGTCGTCGGCTACGGGTTGGATTACGCGGAGAAGTATCGCAATCTGCCGCACATTGCGGTGCTGCAGCAGTGA